The Mustela lutreola isolate mMusLut2 chromosome 3, mMusLut2.pri, whole genome shotgun sequence genome includes a region encoding these proteins:
- the GLI4 gene encoding zinc finger protein GLI4 isoform X1, whose amino-acid sequence MGALPAGARAAASRSEGPRCAYLQQALGKMATLGDSQEPPRVPSPVNLASPGTPGTCQREAQLLHSHEHDSPGCSPETLSQPLPEEEPSGLDLQDVEEVQIGRDTCWPDSEAEPEQAPSSPDPHHPEAGADQAGGALRTLSRRPRCGGRFGQESSLERPTGQPPGTAPCSQKRGPWRVTLLSQGAPGAAGEPERPGDLEGSRGSGPGVRQGGPRGGKPHRCEACGKSFKYRSLLLKHQRIHTGEKPYACHECGKRFRGWSGFIQHHRIHTGEKPYECGQCGRAFSHSSHFTQHLRIHNGEKPYKCGECGQAFSQSSNLVRHQRLHTGEKPYACSQCGKAFIWSSVLIEHQRIHTGEKPYECPECGKAFRGRSHFFRHLRTHTGEKPFACGACGKAFGQSSQLIQHQRVHYRE is encoded by the exons atGGGCGCACTTCCGGCCGGCGCGCGGGCGGCCGCCTCCCGCTCGGAAG GTCCCAGGTGTGCATACCTTCAGCAGGCCTTGGGGAAGATGGCGACCCTGGGGGACAGTCAGGAGCCCCCTCGTGTCCCGTCCCCAGTCAATCTTGCGTCACCAGGGACACCTGGAACCTGCCAGCGCGAGGCCCAGCTTCTCCACAGTCATGAACACG ACTCCCCTGGCTGCAGCCCGGAGACCCTCTCCCAGCCACTGCCCGAGGAGGAGCCGTCCGGCCTGGATCTCCAAGATGTGGAGGAGGTCCAGATCGGCAGAGACACCTGCTGGCCAG ACTCAGAGGCAGAGCCGGAGCAGGCCCCGTCGTCCCCCGACCCCCACCACCCTGAAGCCGGGGCGGACCAGGCCGGGGGGGCACTGAGGACCCTTTCCCGTAGACCCCGGTGTGGGGGCCGCTTTGGGCAGGAGTCCAGCTTGGAGCGGCCTACGGGCCAGCCGCCGGGAACCGCGCCCTGCTCCCAGAAGAGGGGCCCATGGCGCGTGACGCTGCTGTCGCAGGGAGCCCCTGGGGCGGCGGGGGAGCCCGAGCGGCCCGGCGATCTGGAGGGCAGCCGGGGGTCGGGGCCTGGGGTCCGGCAGGGCGGCCCGCGGGGCGGGAAGCCGCACCGCTGCGAGGCCTGTGGCAAGAGCTTCAAGTACCGGTCGCTGCTGCTCAAGCACCAGCGCATCCACACGGGCGAGAAGCCGTACGCGTGCCACGAGTGCGGGAAGCGCTTCCGCGGCTGGTCGGGCTTCATCCAGCACCACCGCATCCACACGGGCGAGAAGCCGTACGAGTGCGGCCAGTGCGGCCGCGCCTTCAGCCACAGCTCGCACTTCACGCAGCACCTGCGGATCCACAACGGCGAGAAGCCCTACAAGTGCGGCGAGTGCGGCCAGGCCTTCAGCCAGAGCTCCAACCTCGTGCGGCACCAGCGGCTGCACACTGGCGAGAAGCCGTACGCCTGCAGCCAGTGCGGCAAGGCCTTCATCTGGAGCTCGGTGCTCATCGAGCACCAGCGCATCCACACCGGCGAGAAGCCCTACGAGTGCCCCGAGTGCGGGAAGGCCTTCCGCGGCCGCTCCCACTTCTTCCGCCACCTGCGGACCCACACGGGCGAGAAGCCCTTCGCCTGCGGCGCCTGCGGCAAGGCCTTCGGCCAGAGCTCCCAGCTCATCCAGCACCAGAGGGTGCACTACCGGGAGTAG
- the GLI4 gene encoding zinc finger protein GLI4 isoform X2 — MATLGDSQEPPRVPSPVNLASPGTPGTCQREAQLLHSHEHDSPGCSPETLSQPLPEEEPSGLDLQDVEEVQIGRDTCWPDSEAEPEQAPSSPDPHHPEAGADQAGGALRTLSRRPRCGGRFGQESSLERPTGQPPGTAPCSQKRGPWRVTLLSQGAPGAAGEPERPGDLEGSRGSGPGVRQGGPRGGKPHRCEACGKSFKYRSLLLKHQRIHTGEKPYACHECGKRFRGWSGFIQHHRIHTGEKPYECGQCGRAFSHSSHFTQHLRIHNGEKPYKCGECGQAFSQSSNLVRHQRLHTGEKPYACSQCGKAFIWSSVLIEHQRIHTGEKPYECPECGKAFRGRSHFFRHLRTHTGEKPFACGACGKAFGQSSQLIQHQRVHYRE; from the exons ATGGCGACCCTGGGGGACAGTCAGGAGCCCCCTCGTGTCCCGTCCCCAGTCAATCTTGCGTCACCAGGGACACCTGGAACCTGCCAGCGCGAGGCCCAGCTTCTCCACAGTCATGAACACG ACTCCCCTGGCTGCAGCCCGGAGACCCTCTCCCAGCCACTGCCCGAGGAGGAGCCGTCCGGCCTGGATCTCCAAGATGTGGAGGAGGTCCAGATCGGCAGAGACACCTGCTGGCCAG ACTCAGAGGCAGAGCCGGAGCAGGCCCCGTCGTCCCCCGACCCCCACCACCCTGAAGCCGGGGCGGACCAGGCCGGGGGGGCACTGAGGACCCTTTCCCGTAGACCCCGGTGTGGGGGCCGCTTTGGGCAGGAGTCCAGCTTGGAGCGGCCTACGGGCCAGCCGCCGGGAACCGCGCCCTGCTCCCAGAAGAGGGGCCCATGGCGCGTGACGCTGCTGTCGCAGGGAGCCCCTGGGGCGGCGGGGGAGCCCGAGCGGCCCGGCGATCTGGAGGGCAGCCGGGGGTCGGGGCCTGGGGTCCGGCAGGGCGGCCCGCGGGGCGGGAAGCCGCACCGCTGCGAGGCCTGTGGCAAGAGCTTCAAGTACCGGTCGCTGCTGCTCAAGCACCAGCGCATCCACACGGGCGAGAAGCCGTACGCGTGCCACGAGTGCGGGAAGCGCTTCCGCGGCTGGTCGGGCTTCATCCAGCACCACCGCATCCACACGGGCGAGAAGCCGTACGAGTGCGGCCAGTGCGGCCGCGCCTTCAGCCACAGCTCGCACTTCACGCAGCACCTGCGGATCCACAACGGCGAGAAGCCCTACAAGTGCGGCGAGTGCGGCCAGGCCTTCAGCCAGAGCTCCAACCTCGTGCGGCACCAGCGGCTGCACACTGGCGAGAAGCCGTACGCCTGCAGCCAGTGCGGCAAGGCCTTCATCTGGAGCTCGGTGCTCATCGAGCACCAGCGCATCCACACCGGCGAGAAGCCCTACGAGTGCCCCGAGTGCGGGAAGGCCTTCCGCGGCCGCTCCCACTTCTTCCGCCACCTGCGGACCCACACGGGCGAGAAGCCCTTCGCCTGCGGCGCCTGCGGCAAGGCCTTCGGCCAGAGCTCCCAGCTCATCCAGCACCAGAGGGTGCACTACCGGGAGTAG
- the GLI4 gene encoding zinc finger protein GLI4 isoform X3, translated as MSPRPPLPPDSPGCSPETLSQPLPEEEPSGLDLQDVEEVQIGRDTCWPDSEAEPEQAPSSPDPHHPEAGADQAGGALRTLSRRPRCGGRFGQESSLERPTGQPPGTAPCSQKRGPWRVTLLSQGAPGAAGEPERPGDLEGSRGSGPGVRQGGPRGGKPHRCEACGKSFKYRSLLLKHQRIHTGEKPYACHECGKRFRGWSGFIQHHRIHTGEKPYECGQCGRAFSHSSHFTQHLRIHNGEKPYKCGECGQAFSQSSNLVRHQRLHTGEKPYACSQCGKAFIWSSVLIEHQRIHTGEKPYECPECGKAFRGRSHFFRHLRTHTGEKPFACGACGKAFGQSSQLIQHQRVHYRE; from the exons atgagcccCCGTCCCCCTTTGCCTCCAGACTCCCCTGGCTGCAGCCCGGAGACCCTCTCCCAGCCACTGCCCGAGGAGGAGCCGTCCGGCCTGGATCTCCAAGATGTGGAGGAGGTCCAGATCGGCAGAGACACCTGCTGGCCAG ACTCAGAGGCAGAGCCGGAGCAGGCCCCGTCGTCCCCCGACCCCCACCACCCTGAAGCCGGGGCGGACCAGGCCGGGGGGGCACTGAGGACCCTTTCCCGTAGACCCCGGTGTGGGGGCCGCTTTGGGCAGGAGTCCAGCTTGGAGCGGCCTACGGGCCAGCCGCCGGGAACCGCGCCCTGCTCCCAGAAGAGGGGCCCATGGCGCGTGACGCTGCTGTCGCAGGGAGCCCCTGGGGCGGCGGGGGAGCCCGAGCGGCCCGGCGATCTGGAGGGCAGCCGGGGGTCGGGGCCTGGGGTCCGGCAGGGCGGCCCGCGGGGCGGGAAGCCGCACCGCTGCGAGGCCTGTGGCAAGAGCTTCAAGTACCGGTCGCTGCTGCTCAAGCACCAGCGCATCCACACGGGCGAGAAGCCGTACGCGTGCCACGAGTGCGGGAAGCGCTTCCGCGGCTGGTCGGGCTTCATCCAGCACCACCGCATCCACACGGGCGAGAAGCCGTACGAGTGCGGCCAGTGCGGCCGCGCCTTCAGCCACAGCTCGCACTTCACGCAGCACCTGCGGATCCACAACGGCGAGAAGCCCTACAAGTGCGGCGAGTGCGGCCAGGCCTTCAGCCAGAGCTCCAACCTCGTGCGGCACCAGCGGCTGCACACTGGCGAGAAGCCGTACGCCTGCAGCCAGTGCGGCAAGGCCTTCATCTGGAGCTCGGTGCTCATCGAGCACCAGCGCATCCACACCGGCGAGAAGCCCTACGAGTGCCCCGAGTGCGGGAAGGCCTTCCGCGGCCGCTCCCACTTCTTCCGCCACCTGCGGACCCACACGGGCGAGAAGCCCTTCGCCTGCGGCGCCTGCGGCAAGGCCTTCGGCCAGAGCTCCCAGCTCATCCAGCACCAGAGGGTGCACTACCGGGAGTAG
- the ZFP41 gene encoding zinc finger protein 41 homolog gives MEKPRGKKKAQTPKEEGDLLKDTPKEEKASGEKRVNQRSASARKAGLSPADEEQVFDAFDASFQDDFEGVPVFVPFQRKQPFKCGECGRVFKHKTDHLRHQRVHTGEKPFRCEECGKTFRHSSDVPKHQRIHTGEKPFKCSDCGKAFNCGSNLLKHQKTHTGEKPFECKECGKTFAYSSCLIRHRKRHPRKKH, from the coding sequence ATGGAAAAGCCCAGGGGCAAAAAGAAGGCACAGACCCCAAAAGAAGAAGGAGATTTGCTAAAGGACACTCCCAAAGAAGAGAAAGCTTCTGGGGAGAAAAGGGTCAACCAGAGGTCAGCGTCGGCCAGGAAGGCCGGCCTGAGCCCTGCAGACGAGGAGCAGGTGTTCGACGCCTTCGATGCTTCGTTTCAAGACGACTTTGAGGGGGTTCCTGTGTTCGTGCCTTTTCAGAGAAAGCAGCCCTTCAAGTGTGGCGAGTGTGGCCGCGTCTTCAAGCACAAGACAGACCACCTTCGCCACCAGAGGGTTCACACGGGAGAAAAGCCCTTCAGGTGTGAGGAGTGCGGGAAGACGTTCCGGCACAGCTCCGACGTCCCCAAGCACCAGAGAATCCACACCGGAGAAAAGCCCTTTAAATGCAGCGACTGTGGGAAGGCCTTCAACTGCGGTTCCAACCTCCTAAAACATCAGAAGACGCACACCGGAGAGAAGCCGTTCGAGTGCAAGGAATGTGGGAAAACCTTTGCCTACAGCTCGTGTCTCATTCGCCATCGGAAGCGTCACCCCCGGAAGAAGCACTGA
- the GPIHBP1 gene encoding glycosylphosphatidylinositol-anchored high density lipoprotein-binding protein 1 isoform X1, producing MKVLSALLLALLLCGQPGTGRAQEDDDDDQDIGQDGYDDEEEDEEEASVAAGGGDRALLQCYSCQSLRRGEGCEQVQICAHSHSFCKTLISHGNTESGPLTTYSVWCTDTCHPFTKTLEGTLMTVTCCQSTLCNLPPWQDPPGSGASSARGRRTVVAIALLLGLLSGLQAMGS from the exons ATGAAGGTGCTCTCGGCTCTCCTGCTGGCCCTCCTGCTGTGCGGGCAGCCAG GCACGGGGCGGGCGCAGGAGGACGACGACGACGACCAGGACATCGGGCAGGACGGCTACGACGAtgaggaggaggacgaggaggaggccagtgtggctgcagGCGGCGGGGACAGAG CGCTGCTGCAGTGCTACTCCTGCCAGTCCCTGCGCAGAGGGGAAGGCTGCGAGCAAGTTCAGATCTGTGCCCACAGCCACAGCTTCTGCAAAACCCTCATCTCCCACGGAAACACGG agtCAGGGCCTCTGACCACTTACTCCGTATGGTGTACAGACACGTGTCACCCCTTCACCAAGACACTGGAGGGGACCCTGATGACTGTGACCTGCTGCCAGTCCACTCTCTGCAACCTCCCGCCCTGGCAGGACCCCCCGGGCAGCGGGGCCAGCAGCGCCCGGGGCCGCCGCACGGTGGTGGCCATCGCCCTGCTGCTCGGCCTCCTCTCCGGCCTCCAGGCCATGGGGTCCTGA
- the GPIHBP1 gene encoding glycosylphosphatidylinositol-anchored high density lipoprotein-binding protein 1 isoform X2 produces the protein MKVLSALLLALLLCGQPGTGRAQEDDDDDQDIGQDGYDDEEEDEEEASVAAGGGDRALLQCYSCQSLRRGEGCEQVQICAHSHSFCKTLISHGNTDTCHPFTKTLEGTLMTVTCCQSTLCNLPPWQDPPGSGASSARGRRTVVAIALLLGLLSGLQAMGS, from the exons ATGAAGGTGCTCTCGGCTCTCCTGCTGGCCCTCCTGCTGTGCGGGCAGCCAG GCACGGGGCGGGCGCAGGAGGACGACGACGACGACCAGGACATCGGGCAGGACGGCTACGACGAtgaggaggaggacgaggaggaggccagtgtggctgcagGCGGCGGGGACAGAG CGCTGCTGCAGTGCTACTCCTGCCAGTCCCTGCGCAGAGGGGAAGGCTGCGAGCAAGTTCAGATCTGTGCCCACAGCCACAGCTTCTGCAAAACCCTCATCTCCCACGGAAACACGG ACACGTGTCACCCCTTCACCAAGACACTGGAGGGGACCCTGATGACTGTGACCTGCTGCCAGTCCACTCTCTGCAACCTCCCGCCCTGGCAGGACCCCCCGGGCAGCGGGGCCAGCAGCGCCCGGGGCCGCCGCACGGTGGTGGCCATCGCCCTGCTGCTCGGCCTCCTCTCCGGCCTCCAGGCCATGGGGTCCTGA